From the Medicago truncatula cultivar Jemalong A17 unplaced genomic scaffold, MtrunA17r5.0-ANR MtrunA17Chr0c01, whole genome shotgun sequence genome, the window AAGTAAAACGCAACAAGGTAGAATGAGAGAAGAAGGTGTTAGGCTGTgtactaaaaaaattcaagtgcCTCATGGTTTGATGTGAGAGGATCTTGGGGGTGCAACAATAGTATGCAAAACATGAATAAAGTATATTATTGGGCTTAAATTTGAAAACCTGGGTGTGCAGGTGCAGCCCCTGACACGCACCTGGGGCCGCCCCTGTGCATAAgtagtggcggagccagaattATTATAAAGTCTAGGTTAAAAAATTTGCAACATATTTATAGAggtttacataagaaattgcaagcaaatgtaaagaaattgtccaatttatagggatttttataaaaaatttagggaaatttacaaaaaaattgggCCAAAGCCCGGGAAAATGTCCAGGCTCGCCGGGCCTTAGAACCGCCACTGCTCATAAGGAGCCCAAAAtactaatttaataaaaaaaaacatatttttttaggggaacaaAGAGTATCTAGCAtatcactcttttttttttttgacaaaagtacCTAGCATATCACTTAGAAACTCATCTTCAAACATCACCCCACATAATCCTAGCAAACTAAATCGCTAGCCTTAAACCAAGCTACAACAGTAGTAGAATTTGGAAGAATTTCAATACACTAAGTGACCAATATTTCAACGTAATCATTTGAATCTATAATAACAATTTTAGTAGCGGAGCcagaaattaaaaacacacacaTGCACTCAATGGTGAGACACCAAAATTACTTTAAAATATAGACGTTAAGTTTATGTTCtaatcccttcaaaaaaaaaaagtttatgttcTAATAagtattaaatacaaaattgattaataaataGTGTATGTTCTACATTTTacaacttctttttctttctttttgagcatattattaaaaataaccaaaaaatttTCTAATAACCAAATTTTACAACATTTGTTCTAATAACTATTTTCTTGACaaggtaaaaaaaatagtgtgcTATTGTTTTGACCAATTTTCAActgttataaatataatttggcAACTGCGATATAATTGAATTTGTATGGCTATTAATAATCAATGCTCATTCATTGGAaaagttgaacttttaaatTAGTGTTTGTGTATCTTTTTAGAAAagcttaattataaatttatactaATCTAATTACTTAATGGATGATTATAATTGGAACTCTTTATATACCAACTCCAACTCTCCTATCACAATTCCATTCACATACACATTTACACATTCTCATTCTctctcaacaaaataataaaactcATCAAACCGTTACAACAAACAAGAATGGAAATTGAAACAAACCAACTAATTATAGTAACAAAGAAAGTATGGAACACACTGCGTATAATTTTGTTCATGTTAACAAAAAACATAGCTAAAAGCAAAATGGTAGCAGAATTAAATCTCTTGCTAAAACGTAGCAAACTCGCCGCCATCAAAGCCATAGCCAACACTCTAGCTCTCCGCCACCACTCGTCCGCCTCCTTCGTCTCTCCCAACGACTACGAGTTCAGCTGCAGCAACAGCCCCGCCGTCATTAAATtccataacaaaaataaaaaccaccATCATGGCCGCCACCACAACGATGTTTCCACCATTCAAAAGGTTCTAGAAATCCTT encodes:
- the LOC25479637 gene encoding uncharacterized protein, which translates into the protein MEIETNQLIIVTKKVWNTLRIILFMLTKNIAKSKMVAELNLLLKRSKLAAIKAIANTLALRHHSSASFVSPNDYEFSCSNSPAVIKFHNKNKNHHHGRHHNDVSTIQKVLEILNEVDASFFSSPSPLVTFPGFGKSPIGKKIRVTDSPFPLKVDEGDDHSHVDVAAEEFIKRFYKNLNLQQKLASIKSPYNNSQHR